A window from Schistosoma haematobium chromosome 3, whole genome shotgun sequence encodes these proteins:
- a CDS encoding hypothetical protein (EggNog:ENOG410VIRG~COG:S), whose protein sequence is MSSKIQLFRNILRELRHVRKNQKAPFDYSPVMQYVISEFRNNHLTDAQKCARENESVHLAETYLNYLQNLRKHSELVELYKSKEKTTEEAAKMVGLALPETNYHE, encoded by the exons ATGTCATCGAAGATTCAGCTATTTCGAAATATTCTCCGTGAACTTCGACATGTTCGAAAGAATCAAAAAGCG cCTTTTGACTATTCACCAGTAATGCAATACGTTATTTCTGAATTTAGAAATAATCATTTAACCGATGCTCAAAAATGTGCTAGAGAGAATGAAAGTGTTCATCTAGCTGAaacatatttaaattatttgcaGAATTTACGAAAACATTCA GAGCTCGTGGAATTGTATAAATCCAAAGAGAAAACAACTGAGGAAGCCGCTAAAATGGTTGGATTAGCTCTACCAGAAACAAATTATCATGAATGA